The sequence AGGTGCGCGAGGTCCACCTCGTGCAAATGGACCTCGCGGTCGTCGACACGCGCTCGCCCACGCGCTGGGTCTACAGCACGCTCGTCTACGACGGCACCCTGCCCGGCGCCACGATCTGGGATCGCATGCGGCCGCTCGGCGTGCAGTGGGGCAACGACCCCCAGACCTTCCCCGCGGTGCCCCTGGCCAACAGCAAGCCGCTGAGCCAGTCGGTCGCGGCCCCCGTCAACATCCACGAGCACTACGGTTGCTTCAAGCGCCTCGCCGGCGACGTGGACCAGAGCAACTCGAGCTGCACGTCGTGCCACATGGGCGCCTACGCGGCCGCGCCGGGGGTGGAGATCAAGCCGGGCGAGAACGTACCGCCGATCTTCAAATTCGACGGGATATGCGACACCTACAACGCGACGAACGCGAGTTATTTCGCTAACTATGCCTATCCGAGCCCGTTCCCTGGCAGCAGCGGCGATGTCGCGGCAGCGATCCCGCTGGACACCTCGCTGCAGCTCCAGGTGGCCTTCGCCCAGTACGCCTACTTCAAGAACAGCGACCCGAAAGTCGTACCCAAGTCCACCTGCCCACCGGCGCGCTGAGCGCGAGGACCACCATGACACAATCGCGATCTGATAGCGACGCAGGGTTCGCCACCGACCTGCAATTCGTCCTCAATGGCCAGCCGGTGGTGCTGAAGGACGTGGACCCGACCACGCTGCTCGTCGATTGGCTGCGCTCGCCCGAGGTCGGCCTCCATGGGACCAAGAAGGCGTGCGGCCAGGGCGGCTGCGGCGCGTGCACGGTGATGATCACGGAGCTGGACCCACAGACCGGGCAAAAGATGTTCCGCTCGATCAACGCTTGCATGCGCCCCATCTGCACGCTCGACGGCAAGGCGGTGACCACGATCGAGGGCACGGGCTCCACGACCACCTCGTTGAGCCCGGTGCAGTACCGCATTGCCAAGGAAAACGGCTCGCAATGCGGCTTCTGCACGCCGGGCTTCGTGATGAACATGCACTCCGTGCTCGCGACCGCGACGAGCCTGGGCAAGGGGCGGCCGACCAAGCTGCGTGTCGAGCAGGCCTTCGACGGCAACCTGTGCCGCTGCACCGGCTACCGCCCGATCCTCTACGGCATGAAGCACTTTGCCTCCGACTGGAGCGACGCCGACAAGCAGGGCTGCCTGCACACGGACGTCGACCCCGCCGATGAGGTGCCGCATTGCCATACCGTGCCCGCGGACTTCCCCAGCTCGCTCGAGGCCCCCCCGCGCGCGCTCCACTATCGCAAGGGTGTCTATGACTGGTACCGCCCCGTCACCCTGGCCCAGGTGCACGAGATCCAGCAGCATTACGACCCGAGCAGCATCAAGCTGGTGGTGGGGAACACCTCGATCGGGGTTTACGACAAGTACACCGAGGATCCCCACGTCCTCGTCGACGTCTCCCACGTGCCCGAGCTGCGGCGCAAGGACGTGGAGCCCGCGCAGATCGTGGTGGGGTCGGCCGTCTGCTACAGCGACTTGCTCGATATGCTCGACGCTCTGCTCGCGCAACGCGGAAAGGTCGAGCCGGGCACCGCGGGCGAGGGGTACGAGGCGCTGCATACCATGGTCCAGCGCACCGCGGGCCGCATCGTGCGCAATGCGGCCAGCCTGGGCGGGAACACCATGATGGTGGCGCGGCACGTCACCGAGGGCGTGCCGTTCCCCTCGGATGCCTTCACGGCCTACTGCTCCCTGGGCGTCAAGGTGCTGGTCAGCACGGGCGCGGGCGCCCCGACCGAGTACGACATCCTCGACTTCGCCCACCACTACGCGAGCTCGCCCGCGCTGCGCGCGACGGGGGTGCTCGTGAGCTACCGCATCCCCACCACACCACCGCGCGTGTTCGTGCGGACTTACAAGACGGCGCTGCGGCCCGAGAATGCGCACTCGATCGTCAACGCAGGCATGCTCGCGGGCTTCGACGAGCAGGGCAACGTCACCGGCGCGCGGATCGTGTTTGGCGGGGTCGGGCCGCTCGCTTTCCACGCCAAGCGGGCCGAGGGCTTCCTGGAGGGCCGCCCGTGGAATGCGGAGACCTTGGCCGGGGCCATCGATTGCGTGCGGCAAGACGTCTCGGAGCAGCTCACCCTGCACCACGACCGCATGGCGGCGCTGCCCGACGAGGGCTTCACCGACGCGTACAAGCTGGCGCTCGCCGAGGGGTACTTCTACCAGTTCTTCGTCTACGTGGCCGAGCAGGTGGCCCACCACGAGGTGTCCAAAGACGCTCGCTCGGCGGGCAAGCGCAGGGAGAGGCCGGAGAGCACGGGCAAGCAGAAGTACGAGCGCTACAAGGACGAGTACCCGGTCAACAAGCCCTACATCAAGCTGGGCGCGTTCCTGCAGGCCACCGGCGAGGCGCGCTATACGCACGACATCCCGCTGCCGGCCCGCGGCCTGGAGGCGGCGGTGGTGACCAGCATGAAGGCGCTGGCCCAGATCTCCTACCAGATCCCCAGCGGCGATTCGCTGGTGACCGCCACCGCTGCCGAGCTTTCGGCCTACCTGGCGACCCGCTATCCGGGCTTCGTGGATTACGTCACCAAGGACGACATCCCCCCCGGTGGCTCCAACGCCCAGGGCTTCGGCAACGACCTCTTGTTCGCCGACGGCATTGTGACCTCGTACGGGCAATGCATCGGCCTGGTTTTGGCGCAGACCGCCGAGCAGGCCATCGACATCGCGCAAGAGATCGCCACCCGCTGGGTCCGGTACGCGCCGGTCGTCGACGACGACCGCAAGCCCGTCCTGCCCACGCTGACCATCGACGAGGCCCGGCGCCAGGGCAAGATCTACCAGGACAGCCAGCACTACCCCGTGCACGTCTGGAAGATCCAGCGCCCCGGGACCAAGCTCGACTGGGTCGCGGGCGACGATTCCGGCAGCCGCGTCGTGCACGACGACGCCGTGCTCGACGGCGTCCAGTGCAAGGTGTTCCACGGCAGCGAGCGCAGCGGGGCGCAGCTCCATTTCTACATGGAGACGAACGCGTGCGTGGCCATTCCCGGCGAGCGCAACCGCATCGTGGTGCATTCGTCCACCCAGAGCCCCGACTCGGTGCAGAGCGGGGTCCGCAGCGCGCTCGGGCTCGCCATGAACCATGTCGGAGTCGAGATCGCGCGGGTGGGCGGTGGCTACGGCGGCAAGACGACGCGCTCGCCCTACGTCGCCGGCATCACGGCGGTGGCGGCGTGGAAGCACCGACGCCCCGTGAAGCTGGCGATGCGCCGCGAGAATGACAGCGCGATGATCGGCCACCGGCACCCCTTGCTGGGCGAATACGCCGTCGCGATCGCCACCGGGGAGGGAGACCCGGATCAGCGCGGCCGGCTGATGGGCCTGAAGACGGACTTCTGGACCGACGGCGGCAGCACGCTCGATTGCTCGTTCGTCGTGATGGATTGTCTCCAGCTCCGGGCCGACAGCGCCTATAACATTCCCCACTACCAGACCAGCGGGGACGTCTGCCAGACGAACAAGGCCAGCAACACCGCAATGCGCTCGATGGGCTCGGTGCAGGCGCTGCTCGTGCAAGAGGACGCCATCGAGCAGGCCGCCCACGCAATCGGGATGCTGCCGGAGGACGTGCGGGAGAAGAACCTATACCAGCTCGGAGGGATGACCCCCGTCGGGCAGGTGCTCGATTACTGCTACCTGGGCCACGTGTGGGAGCGCATCAAGCAGAACTCGAAGTTCGCCGAGCGTCTCGCGGCCGTGCAGAAGTTCAACGCCGAGAACCGCTGGAAGAAGCGCGGCATCTCGATGATGCCCGTGAAGTACGGGAGCGGCTACAACGCGCCGATGCTCGAGCAGGCGGGCGCGCTCGTCGAGGTCTACGCCCAGGATGGCACGGTGCTCGTGCGCCAGGGCGGGGTGGAGATGGGCCAAGGGCTGCGGGTGAAGGTGGCCCAGGTGGTCGCCAAGGAGCTCAACATTCCCATGGGGCTCATCGAAATCGGCGACACCGACACGCAGGTGGTGCCGAACCCGGTGGGCACAGGGGCTTCGACGGGCTCGGGCTTCAATGCGGCCGCCGCCAAGAAGGCCTGCCGCGACCTGCGCGACCGGCTCCAGGCGTACTGCATGAAGAAGCTCGAGGAGAACGGCCTCGCGTGGTGCCAAACGAACCACATCGACTTCTGGAACCACCAAGATGGGTGGCGCAAGGTGGTGCAAATCACGACGAACGGCAAGACGATCGAGAAGACGATCTGGCAGTGCGTCGTCGCCATAGCCCATAATGACCAGTTCAACCTCTCGGCCCAGGCGCGCTTCAAGCAGAAGGGCGGGGCCGAGATCGACACCGGTCTGATCTTCAAGCCGAACGCAGGCAGCGAAGCCGTTTATCACTTCACCGGGTTCACCTACAGCGCCGCCTGCACCGAGGTGGAGATCGACGTGCTCACCGGGGAGACCACGGTGCTCCGCGCCGACGTGCTCTACGACATGGGCGATAGCCTCAACCCGGCCATCGACATTGGACAGGTGGAGGGCGCCTACGTGCAGGGGCTCGGCTACGTGCTGAGCGAGGATGTGCTGTTCCAGCCCGACGGCCCCGACGCAGGCGCGCTCAACGCCGACAACACCTGGCGCTACAAGGTGCCGGCGACGACCTCGATCCCCATCGAGTTCAACGTCGACCTCTTCCCGCGCTCCACCGCGCCCGAAGTCCCCGAGAGCCCCTACGACCTCTACTCGTCGAAGGAGGTCGGCGAGCCCCCGCTGGTGCTTGCGATCACGGCCTTCTTCGCGCTCAAGCACGCGATCCTGGCTGCGCGGCAGGATCGGGGGCATAACGAGTGGTTCCAGCTCCAGGCGCCAGCCACCGTCCAGCGCGTGCAGCAGGCGTGCTTGGTGACCCAGGAGGATCTGACCCTCTGAGCAGAGCGGGCCGCGGTAGCGGCCCGCTCCTCGAGCCGCGAGCATCGCCACGATGACCCTTGCCTCCATGCCGCGCTGTTCGCGTGGTCAATCCACTCGTGGAGCACGACGATGACCCCCTCTGATCCCAGGTTCTACGTCACGCTCCTCGAGATGCTCGGATCCGAACGCAGCTTCGCCGTCGCGACGGTCGTGAACGTGCGCGGCTCCGCGTCAGGCAAGCCCGGGGCCAAGGCGATCTTCGACGAGCACGGCCATAACCTCCACGGCTGGGTG comes from Sorangium aterium and encodes:
- a CDS encoding molybdopterin cofactor-binding domain-containing protein produces the protein MTQSRSDSDAGFATDLQFVLNGQPVVLKDVDPTTLLVDWLRSPEVGLHGTKKACGQGGCGACTVMITELDPQTGQKMFRSINACMRPICTLDGKAVTTIEGTGSTTTSLSPVQYRIAKENGSQCGFCTPGFVMNMHSVLATATSLGKGRPTKLRVEQAFDGNLCRCTGYRPILYGMKHFASDWSDADKQGCLHTDVDPADEVPHCHTVPADFPSSLEAPPRALHYRKGVYDWYRPVTLAQVHEIQQHYDPSSIKLVVGNTSIGVYDKYTEDPHVLVDVSHVPELRRKDVEPAQIVVGSAVCYSDLLDMLDALLAQRGKVEPGTAGEGYEALHTMVQRTAGRIVRNAASLGGNTMMVARHVTEGVPFPSDAFTAYCSLGVKVLVSTGAGAPTEYDILDFAHHYASSPALRATGVLVSYRIPTTPPRVFVRTYKTALRPENAHSIVNAGMLAGFDEQGNVTGARIVFGGVGPLAFHAKRAEGFLEGRPWNAETLAGAIDCVRQDVSEQLTLHHDRMAALPDEGFTDAYKLALAEGYFYQFFVYVAEQVAHHEVSKDARSAGKRRERPESTGKQKYERYKDEYPVNKPYIKLGAFLQATGEARYTHDIPLPARGLEAAVVTSMKALAQISYQIPSGDSLVTATAAELSAYLATRYPGFVDYVTKDDIPPGGSNAQGFGNDLLFADGIVTSYGQCIGLVLAQTAEQAIDIAQEIATRWVRYAPVVDDDRKPVLPTLTIDEARRQGKIYQDSQHYPVHVWKIQRPGTKLDWVAGDDSGSRVVHDDAVLDGVQCKVFHGSERSGAQLHFYMETNACVAIPGERNRIVVHSSTQSPDSVQSGVRSALGLAMNHVGVEIARVGGGYGGKTTRSPYVAGITAVAAWKHRRPVKLAMRRENDSAMIGHRHPLLGEYAVAIATGEGDPDQRGRLMGLKTDFWTDGGSTLDCSFVVMDCLQLRADSAYNIPHYQTSGDVCQTNKASNTAMRSMGSVQALLVQEDAIEQAAHAIGMLPEDVREKNLYQLGGMTPVGQVLDYCYLGHVWERIKQNSKFAERLAAVQKFNAENRWKKRGISMMPVKYGSGYNAPMLEQAGALVEVYAQDGTVLVRQGGVEMGQGLRVKVAQVVAKELNIPMGLIEIGDTDTQVVPNPVGTGASTGSGFNAAAAKKACRDLRDRLQAYCMKKLEENGLAWCQTNHIDFWNHQDGWRKVVQITTNGKTIEKTIWQCVVAIAHNDQFNLSAQARFKQKGGAEIDTGLIFKPNAGSEAVYHFTGFTYSAACTEVEIDVLTGETTVLRADVLYDMGDSLNPAIDIGQVEGAYVQGLGYVLSEDVLFQPDGPDAGALNADNTWRYKVPATTSIPIEFNVDLFPRSTAPEVPESPYDLYSSKEVGEPPLVLAITAFFALKHAILAARQDRGHNEWFQLQAPATVQRVQQACLVTQEDLTL